Genomic DNA from Peribacillus simplex:
TCATGCCAAAGACAATACCGATCACAAACATCCCGACCCAAATGTAATTAACCATTGCGTCCGATTCCCAATACCGCTTCAAATACCTCAGCCCATGAAGATTGGAATGATTGTTGCTTGAAGCTTTCTTTTGATTCCCCATAAAAAATCGAACGACTTCCTATTTTCTTTCCATCGAGATAGATGGATGCCCTGCCGACCACTGCCGGGATTTTCCTTTTATCCTTCCAAGCCCTTTGTGGCTTCAACAACTTCATTTTCACATTGACCAACTTTCTCTCTTCTTTTGTCAGCGGGTACGAAAAATCATTTTTAATGTAGACATGCCCTTTATATGTTTTATTTTCCATATTCTTTACCATGCCTTCAGGTAAAATTTCTGTTGGCGTATAATCCTTAAATGCGGATTCGTACATTTGAATATGATCATTCCAATCATCCGGACCATTCAATGTCACAGCGATCAGGTCATGCCCGTTTTTTGTTGCGGTCGTGACCAAGGTACGTTTTGCTAGTTTGGTATACCCAGTTTTCCCCCCTGTGCAATATTCGTACAATTGTGTAAGTAGGCGGTTTTTGTTCTTCCATACATAATCCCATTGTTCTGTGGAATTAGGTGCCCTGTGTTCCTTTGTGCCGGCAATCTTAACATATGTTTCATTTTGCATGGCATAACGAGTGAGTATGGCCATATCGTATGCGGTTGAATAATGGTTCTTCGTATTATCCAAACCATGTGGATTCGAAAAATGGGTATTTTTCATCCCGATTTCTTCAGCCTTTTGATTCATCATCCACACGAACCCATCCAGGCTTCCACCAACCTTTTCGCTGATTGCGACTGCTGCATCATTACCTGAACGAAGCATCAAGCCGTAAACCAAATCTTCGAGCTTAATTCTTTCTCCTTCTTTTAAATATAGTGACGAGCCCTCCGTCCCGAAGGCATTGCTGCTCACCTTCACCGTTTCATCCATTAGTCCCGATTCAATAGCCAAGATAGCCGTCATTATTTTCGTAATGCTTGCTATGCGGTTCTTTTCATGAGCATTCACTTCATATATGACCCTACCGCTATCCTCATCCATCAAAATCGCACTATGGGCACTTACGGATACATTTGCATTGGCGCTTTGTACGGGTGCCATAAAAGACAACAGGAGAATGACGATACACAAACTTGATAACCCTTTATATGGAAAACGCATGAGTGCCCCCTCGTCTCTTTAGTTGTTTTTGTACAAGTTTATGCAAATGGACAAGGGTTATGAATAAAAGAATGTAAACCTTCATGATATCTATTGATTTTCAACATAAAAAAATCGATAGGGGCCCCCTATCGATTTAGTGTTCTATCATACTAATAATGCAGCGATTTCATCAATTTTCTTAGCTCCGAATACCACTTCTTCGTCATTGATGATCATGGCCGGAACGCTCATGACTTTATATTTCTTCTTGATTTCCTGGAAATTGCTTATATCGACCATTTCAGCTTCAACGTTAGGGTTTTCAATCGCAATGCGCTGTGCACCCACTACAACGTCTGGACAGTAGTGACATGCCAATGAAACCATAACCTTAATGTTCGCTTTTTTACTGATTCCCTTAATTGAATTCAATACGGCCGAATCCAATGCTTGACCAGGTCCGGCCAGGTTATAGATAGCCAAAATGAAGGAATTCAACTCATGGCCGCCTGGTACACCGTGGTACTTGACGCCACTGTATTCACCATTCGAATTTAAGAGGGAAACGACAGGGAATTTATCTGCATTGATTTTTTCTTCAATTTCCGGACTTTCCCCCTTGTTGTATAATTCAAGATGCAGCTTGTCTCCTAATTCCGCAACATCCAACAAGAAGTCTCGCAATTCGACTGATTTTGGCAAACTTTCATCGACGATGGACACCAATGTTACTTCGCTCTCCATCTTGCCGAAGATTCCCTTTAATTGACCGCGTAACGCATCACTTAATAAAGCGCTCTTGCCTGCCGGGACAGCGGCCTGTTCTTTTTTCGCCGGTTTTTCAACTTCAGGTTCATCCTTGATTCCTAGGCGATCTTTTTCTTCTTCAATATATTTACCGGCATCCGTTGCTGCAATCGCTCCATCAGATACAGCTGTGATGATCTGACGCAAGGATTTTGGCCTTAGGTCGCCCGCTGCGTAGATACCTTTGACATTTGTCTTCATATCATCATCGGTTAAAATGTAACCAGCATGATCCATTTCGATATGGCCCTTGAAAATTTCCGTTTTCGGCTCATATCCTATGAAAACGAAAACTCCAAACGTACTGTCTTCTTCCTTCGCCTTATATTCAAATTCTTCTTTAGTCGCATTATTGATGAAACGGGCACTTTGAATCATCCCGTCTCCATATACCCCAAGGATCTCCGTATTGAATTTCACTTCAATCTTATCATTTGCCATCACTTTATCCACAATGGACGGAGCACACGAGAAGCTTGATTCCCGTGCGATGATTGTAACTTTTGTAGCAAAGCGTGTCAGGAATATAGCTTCTTCAGCGGCTGCATATCCTGCCCCGATAACGAAAACTTCCAACCCTTCAAAGAATTCACCATCACATGTTGAACAATATGCTACACCGCGGCCAGTAAATTCCTCTTCACCTGGAAATCCTAGTGTTCTTGGAGAAGCACCCGTTGCAATGATGACGGCGCGGGCATGGTAGTCCCCGCCAAGGGTTTTAACGACTTTCACCTCACCGGAGAAATCCACGCCAGTTACATCAGCTTTGGCGAATTCAACGCCAAAATCTTCGTTTTGTAGCTTCATTTCTTCAACTAACCTAGGGCCCGATATATGACGGATACCAGGATAATTGGCTATTTCCGATGTAGTTGCAGCTTGTCCGCCGCCAGTTCCTTTTTCAAGAATTATTGTTTTTAACTTAGCTCTTCCTGCATAAACGCCCGCTGAGAGGCCTGCCGGTCCGCCACCAATAATTAATAAATCATATATTTTTTTCATCTTTTGTGCTCCTTGCTGAATGATAATACGTGCTAAACTGATTATTTTGAAAAACAAAAGGCACTTATTTTAGGTAAGTGCCTTTTGTCGTAAGATCTTGTAGGACGAGTTGTCCCAGTAATCGTAATCAATGCTGGGTATGTCCATTACTTGCAGTAATGGACCATCCCATTAAAATTAAAGTTTACCTACAAGGTCTAGGCTTGGTTCAAGAGTGGCTTCACCTGGAGTCCATTTTGCAGGGCAAACTTTATCTCCATGTTCCGCTACGAATTGTGCAGCTTGAACTTTTCTTACAAGTTCTTCAGCATTACGGCCAATTCCTAGATCATTAATTTCGTATGCTTTAATTTGTCCTTCCGGATTTACGATGAAAGTTCCACGTAGAGCCAATCCATCTTCTTCAATCAATACACCGAATTGACGGGATAAAACGTTTGCTGGGTCAGCTAACATTGGATATTGGATTTTACCGATTGTATCAGTTGCATCAGCCCATCCTTTGTGGCTGAAATGAGTATCTGTTGAAACTGAGTAAACTTCACAACCAATTTCCTTGAATGTTTCATAGTTATCTTGAAGATCAGCTAATTCAGTTGGACATACGAAAGAGAAGTCAGCTGGGTAGAAAAAGAATACTGCCCATTTTCCTTTAACATCTTCAAGTGTAACTTCTTTGAATTCTCCTGCATGGTAAGCTTGTACTTTAAAATCTTCAACTTGTTTATTGATCAATGACATAATAAATTCCTCCAATAGCTATTTTTTTATCTGCTCCTGTTTATAATAATTATTAAATAGAAACTAGTCAATAAATATACCTTAATAATTTTTAAGTTCACAAATTGGTCACAGATTTTATATTGATATAAATTAATTTTTTTAAAAAACCCATAGTTCTTCAAAGTAGCATATTTAACACATTTCCAATGTTATTTCAAGGATTTAAATAAGACATATGCTCATTATTCCGTGAGATGATATCCTCTCCTTTTCAATCTAATTATAATATCCAAATGAGAATCATAAGTCGCTTCCAAATAAAATTTGCAGCTCCCCCCTCATATACTTCCCATATTTTCCATAAAAAATTCTTGGTACAAAATTTCAGGCAAAAAAAAACGAACCTTCACGGCCCGTATATTTGTAATTGGTTCTCTAAAGACTATCCTATATTTTATCAGTTATTGCTTTTTCCAAATAAGCTTTTTCGCTTCGGTGAACCTTACGGCTGTTTTCGGCCAGTTTACAACGTCCCACCATTTGTCCACATAGGCTGCCCGATTATTTTTATATTGCAGGTAATAAGCATGCTCCCATACATCCAGAACAAGGATTGGGATCGTATCCCACTGGGTCAAAACCATATGCAATTCCGATTGAAGTATTTCTAGGCGCCGTGCACGCGGAACCCAGACTAAAATCGCCCAGCCAACACCTTCTACTTGTTTGGCAGCTTCACTAAAATGGCTTTTAAAAGCTGCAAAGCTTCCAAAATCCGTCTCAATCTGTTTGAGTAAATCCCCCCTTGGCTGTCCGCCCCCTCCCGGAATCATCTCTTCCCAGAACAGCGTATGGAGATAATGGCCTGACCCATGAAAGGCAGCTTCCTTTTCCCAATGTTTCAACAGGGAAAAATCTTTCGTTTCCCTCGCTTTTTTCATCATTAATTCCGCTTTATTCAGACCATCGACATATGCTTGATGATGCTTATCATGATGCAGATACATGATTTCCCTTGAAATCGTCGGTTCCAACGCATCATAGGCATAAGGTAACGGCGGTAGCGTATGATTCCCAATTGGCACTGATTGCCTATCCTGTATACTGAATTCTCTAGCGAGTTCTTCAATTTCCTCGTAGACCCGAGCCATCTCTTCTTCAATCAGGACCATATCCTCATAATCCATTTCTTCCTCGGCCATATCTTTTGTCAACTGGGAAAGCCGTTCAATATTTGACAGCAATGGCGAATCGGTGATATCGATCTTCTCAAGATATTCCATCACCCCATCAACCCAATCACTTACCTCTTTAGCATAATCTCTTTCATCAGACATCTTGCAACCTCCTCTTATGCACATAAATCATCAAAGTATTTTATGTTTTGATTAAGCGGAGATTCCATTTATAGCAAAAAAACAGCTAGGCCTCTTAAGCCTAGCTGTTTCATTATCTTGACTGTAACATTTTCGTCCGGTAATCCGTTTCATAAAACTCCAATTCTTCACGCATGGTCTGGAATCCACTTTCCACGGCCTTCAGAATGGATATTATGCTGTCAGGTACACTTTGGTGAAATTTAATCGAGTTTTTTCCTGTATAGGCAGATCTGCTGTCCTCAAACCACCGATCAGATTTTGGGGAAAAGTATTCTTCGATACATTGATGATAAACTCTATAAAGCGTCTTTTCAGCTGCAGCTTTATTGAAAACATCATTTTTCAGAACGATTTGGCAAGCCTCCAAGCCCTCTTCACAACTTACAAGCATTCTTCTTAAACTAGAAAGGATTCCTTTATAATAGGTTTCATCCCCGCTTTTTTCCTCTTGCAGCTTAGAATAGGTCGTCTCATTTAGAAATTCCTCTAGTTGAGCCACTGTCGTTTCTAAAAACCCTTTTACATCCTCAAGCTGAGATTTTACCAATGTATTCCCCAACCGTGAACCCTCCTCAAAATGATTAAGATTGAATATAATAGTCAACATGTGACTCTATATCATATGGTTTAGCTTGGTCAATAGATATAAACACTTTCTCCAATTTTTCAAAATCTATATTTTCGAAATAACCAGCCATCTCTTTTTCTGCATTTATATAAATACGTTTTCGGTTAACCAGGCCCGGGTCTTTGAGTAGACAGACCATCGCAATGATATCGGCCATATAAATATCTCTGTTAGGGCTTTTGAATATAGGATTGGCAGGATATGGGGTCCAACGGGTGACCATCTCATCAAAATAACGAAGATACAGTACATTCAGCGTCTTTTCTTCTCCATCCTTTATGTATTGTATAACGGATCGATTAAA
This window encodes:
- a CDS encoding D-alanyl-D-alanine carboxypeptidase family protein — its product is MRFPYKGLSSLCIVILLLSFMAPVQSANANVSVSAHSAILMDEDSGRVIYEVNAHEKNRIASITKIMTAILAIESGLMDETVKVSSNAFGTEGSSLYLKEGERIKLEDLVYGLMLRSGNDAAVAISEKVGGSLDGFVWMMNQKAEEIGMKNTHFSNPHGLDNTKNHYSTAYDMAILTRYAMQNETYVKIAGTKEHRAPNSTEQWDYVWKNKNRLLTQLYEYCTGGKTGYTKLAKRTLVTTATKNGHDLIAVTLNGPDDWNDHIQMYESAFKDYTPTEILPEGMVKNMENKTYKGHVYIKNDFSYPLTKEERKLVNVKMKLLKPQRAWKDKRKIPAVVGRASIYLDGKKIGSRSIFYGESKESFKQQSFQSSWAEVFEAVLGIGRNG
- a CDS encoding FAD-dependent oxidoreductase yields the protein MKKIYDLLIIGGGPAGLSAGVYAGRAKLKTIILEKGTGGGQAATTSEIANYPGIRHISGPRLVEEMKLQNEDFGVEFAKADVTGVDFSGEVKVVKTLGGDYHARAVIIATGASPRTLGFPGEEEFTGRGVAYCSTCDGEFFEGLEVFVIGAGYAAAEEAIFLTRFATKVTIIARESSFSCAPSIVDKVMANDKIEVKFNTEILGVYGDGMIQSARFINNATKEEFEYKAKEEDSTFGVFVFIGYEPKTEIFKGHIEMDHAGYILTDDDMKTNVKGIYAAGDLRPKSLRQIITAVSDGAIAATDAGKYIEEEKDRLGIKDEPEVEKPAKKEQAAVPAGKSALLSDALRGQLKGIFGKMESEVTLVSIVDESLPKSVELRDFLLDVAELGDKLHLELYNKGESPEIEEKINADKFPVVSLLNSNGEYSGVKYHGVPGGHELNSFILAIYNLAGPGQALDSAVLNSIKGISKKANIKVMVSLACHYCPDVVVGAQRIAIENPNVEAEMVDISNFQEIKKKYKVMSVPAMIINDEEVVFGAKKIDEIAALLV
- the ahpC gene encoding alkyl hydroperoxide reductase subunit C, with the protein product MSLINKQVEDFKVQAYHAGEFKEVTLEDVKGKWAVFFFYPADFSFVCPTELADLQDNYETFKEIGCEVYSVSTDTHFSHKGWADATDTIGKIQYPMLADPANVLSRQFGVLIEEDGLALRGTFIVNPEGQIKAYEINDLGIGRNAEELVRKVQAAQFVAEHGDKVCPAKWTPGEATLEPSLDLVGKL
- a CDS encoding superoxide dismutase translates to MSDERDYAKEVSDWVDGVMEYLEKIDITDSPLLSNIERLSQLTKDMAEEEMDYEDMVLIEEEMARVYEEIEELAREFSIQDRQSVPIGNHTLPPLPYAYDALEPTISREIMYLHHDKHHQAYVDGLNKAELMMKKARETKDFSLLKHWEKEAAFHGSGHYLHTLFWEEMIPGGGGQPRGDLLKQIETDFGSFAAFKSHFSEAAKQVEGVGWAILVWVPRARRLEILQSELHMVLTQWDTIPILVLDVWEHAYYLQYKNNRAAYVDKWWDVVNWPKTAVRFTEAKKLIWKKQ
- a CDS encoding YpuI family protein; the encoded protein is MGNTLVKSQLEDVKGFLETTVAQLEEFLNETTYSKLQEEKSGDETYYKGILSSLRRMLVSCEEGLEACQIVLKNDVFNKAAAEKTLYRVYHQCIEEYFSPKSDRWFEDSRSAYTGKNSIKFHQSVPDSIISILKAVESGFQTMREELEFYETDYRTKMLQSR